A stretch of Ferrimicrobium acidiphilum DSM 19497 DNA encodes these proteins:
- a CDS encoding ABC transporter ATP-binding protein has translation MKTPQESPAIALRQITKAFGAVAAVKGVDLSINPGETVALLGPNGAGKTTTLDIALGLIHPDQGEVELFGMPPARAIGNGLIGGMLQTGTPLNYLRVRELIELMASFYPNPASVDEALKRTGCDQFQRQLTTGLSGGQAQRVRFAAALVGDPELLVLDEPTAAIDVEGRREFWRAMRELVEDRKTVVFATHYLEEADAYADRVVLMANGRIVADGTPGQIKARVGSRTIRATLPDVELSDLLGFDGVVNVERHGPSIILTCSDSDRTLYQLLE, from the coding sequence ATGAAAACTCCGCAAGAGTCGCCTGCGATAGCACTGCGTCAGATAACCAAGGCTTTTGGTGCAGTAGCAGCGGTCAAAGGTGTCGACCTATCGATCAACCCCGGTGAGACCGTCGCACTGCTCGGTCCCAACGGGGCCGGCAAAACCACAACTCTTGACATCGCGCTTGGACTCATCCATCCCGATCAAGGAGAGGTTGAACTCTTTGGTATGCCTCCTGCGAGGGCTATTGGGAATGGTCTTATCGGCGGCATGTTGCAGACGGGCACGCCGCTCAACTACTTGCGAGTACGCGAACTCATCGAGTTGATGGCGTCGTTCTATCCCAATCCAGCCTCAGTGGACGAGGCGTTAAAGAGAACCGGATGTGATCAGTTTCAACGACAGCTCACCACCGGACTCTCAGGTGGACAGGCACAGAGAGTTCGGTTTGCAGCTGCCCTCGTTGGCGATCCAGAGCTTCTTGTCCTTGACGAGCCGACGGCGGCGATAGATGTCGAGGGAAGGAGAGAGTTCTGGCGAGCCATGCGTGAACTCGTCGAGGATCGAAAGACGGTAGTGTTTGCAACTCATTATCTAGAGGAGGCTGATGCTTACGCGGATCGAGTGGTGCTCATGGCCAATGGTCGGATCGTCGCCGACGGAACTCCCGGTCAGATCAAGGCCAGAGTAGGATCTAGAACCATCCGGGCGACGCTTCCAGACGTTGAGCTATCCGACCTCCTTGGGTTTGATGGTGTCGTCAACGTCGAACGTCATGGCCCCAGCATCATTCTGACCTGCTCTGACTCCGATCGGACACTATATCAACTCCTAGAGTAA
- a CDS encoding MFS transporter: protein MATTVEGKPSFRQRSAAMREHPRYKWLVLSNTTLGVLMVMIDSSIALISLPEIFNGIHLDPLAPGNTSYFLWVLMGYLVVTAVMVVNFGRLGDMFGRSRMYNMGFAIFTFFSIMLSITWMHGSAGALWLIAMRIFQGLGGALLFANSAALLTDVFPANQRGLALGINNVTAIAGSFIGLILGGVLAPISWRLIFLVSVPVGIAGTIWAYMVLHDTGIRIRAKIDWFGNFLFAAGLISVLVGITYGIQPYGNSAMGWSNPGVIAAIVGGLATLGVFIWLELRLDEPMINVRLFKIRAFTAGNLASLLASLGRGGMMFILIIWLQGIWLPTHGFSYSETPLWAGIYLVPLTIGFLVAGPLSGYFSDRFGARPFATGGMIIAAASFIGLIFLPVDFSYVDFAALLAINGLAMGLFASPNRAGIMNSLPASQRGVGSGMSATFMNSAMVLSIGVFFSLMIFGLRAHLSSALLSGLTRQHVPVAVAKQVAALPPVSTLFAAFLGYNPMSKLLGAKVLGALPAANAHYLIGRAFFPSLISPAFGHGLSEAFTFAAIACLIAAGASWLRGGKYNATDAEEAMEHLHAEHAMEHLHAEQTAHAGVDRKVVEPIAGADDSVNPAEVESTLTD, encoded by the coding sequence ATGGCGACAACTGTTGAGGGGAAACCCTCGTTTCGACAGCGTAGTGCTGCGATGAGAGAGCATCCGAGATATAAATGGTTGGTTCTCTCAAATACCACCCTCGGGGTGCTCATGGTGATGATCGACTCCTCGATCGCCCTGATCTCGTTGCCCGAGATCTTCAATGGGATACACCTTGATCCCTTAGCCCCAGGGAATACCTCATACTTCCTCTGGGTATTGATGGGCTACCTGGTTGTTACGGCGGTGATGGTGGTCAACTTCGGCCGCCTGGGTGATATGTTCGGCCGTTCTCGCATGTACAACATGGGCTTTGCAATCTTCACGTTCTTCTCGATCATGCTCTCCATCACCTGGATGCACGGGAGTGCAGGTGCATTGTGGCTGATCGCGATGCGTATCTTCCAGGGACTGGGTGGAGCGCTGTTGTTTGCGAACTCTGCGGCGTTGTTGACCGACGTATTCCCCGCGAACCAGCGTGGACTTGCACTTGGAATCAATAACGTGACGGCTATCGCCGGGTCGTTTATTGGCCTAATCCTAGGTGGGGTCTTGGCGCCGATCTCATGGCGGTTGATCTTCTTGGTCTCGGTACCCGTGGGCATCGCTGGTACGATCTGGGCCTACATGGTGCTCCATGATACCGGCATTCGTATAAGGGCTAAGATCGATTGGTTTGGAAACTTCCTATTTGCGGCGGGGCTCATCTCGGTGCTAGTAGGTATCACCTACGGAATCCAGCCCTATGGCAACTCCGCTATGGGATGGTCGAATCCTGGTGTGATCGCAGCGATTGTTGGTGGCCTCGCCACCTTGGGGGTTTTCATATGGCTTGAACTCCGTTTAGACGAACCGATGATCAACGTTCGCCTGTTCAAAATCAGAGCCTTCACCGCAGGAAACCTGGCGAGCCTCTTGGCGTCTCTGGGGCGCGGCGGCATGATGTTCATCCTGATCATCTGGCTCCAGGGGATCTGGCTTCCAACGCATGGATTTAGCTACTCTGAGACCCCGTTATGGGCTGGTATATATCTAGTGCCGTTGACAATAGGGTTCCTAGTGGCTGGCCCTCTATCCGGGTACTTCTCAGACCGTTTCGGTGCACGCCCCTTCGCGACCGGCGGCATGATCATCGCGGCGGCATCCTTCATAGGTCTAATCTTCTTGCCCGTTGATTTCTCGTATGTCGATTTCGCCGCCCTTTTGGCGATTAACGGCTTGGCAATGGGGTTGTTCGCGTCGCCGAACCGCGCCGGGATTATGAACAGCTTGCCGGCGAGCCAGCGTGGCGTAGGTTCTGGCATGAGCGCAACCTTTATGAACTCGGCGATGGTGTTGTCGATCGGTGTCTTCTTCAGCCTCATGATCTTTGGATTGAGAGCACACCTTTCGAGTGCACTCTTGTCTGGTCTAACCAGACAACACGTCCCTGTGGCCGTGGCCAAACAGGTTGCTGCACTTCCTCCAGTGAGCACGCTATTTGCGGCATTCTTAGGTTACAACCCGATGTCGAAGTTGCTTGGAGCTAAGGTCCTGGGTGCGCTCCCGGCGGCGAATGCTCACTATCTCATTGGTCGAGCTTTCTTCCCGAGCCTGATCTCACCGGCCTTTGGTCATGGACTTTCGGAGGCCTTCACTTTTGCGGCCATTGCCTGTCTAATCGCTGCTGGAGCATCCTGGTTGCGTGGTGGCAAGTACAACGCCACCGACGCTGAGGAGGCCATGGAGCATCTCCATGCCGAGCACGCGATGGAGCACCTCCACGCAGAGCAGACAGCTCATGCTGGAGTTGATCGCAAGGTTGTTGAACCAATAGCCGGTGCTGATGACTCGGTGAATCCAGCAGAGGTCGAATCTACGCTAACCGATTGA
- a CDS encoding dioxygenase, producing the protein MLDNMPVLYLSHGAPPLLDDPLWISELKAWRKRLPTPQAILMISAHWESNPISLSASRQVPLVYDFWGFEDRFYQLEYAAPGSPVLGASVEQLLAEAHMSVDHDETRGLDHGAWVPLMVMFPEATVPVMQLSLPTLNPTQLFDLGKALAPLRDEGVLIIGSGFFTHNLRGMRWDAGPNAEPPSWSREFDEWGAQVLAAGEIDQLLNFQRSAPAAGIAHPRTEHFAPLFVTLGAGGSDQVVNEVDGFWFGLAKRSISVAG; encoded by the coding sequence ATGCTAGACAACATGCCAGTCCTATACCTCAGCCACGGAGCCCCTCCCTTGCTAGATGATCCACTCTGGATTAGCGAGTTGAAGGCGTGGCGCAAGCGACTGCCGACGCCACAGGCTATTTTGATGATCTCGGCACACTGGGAGTCGAACCCGATCAGCTTGAGCGCCTCTCGACAGGTGCCGTTGGTCTACGATTTTTGGGGATTCGAGGACCGGTTCTATCAACTTGAATACGCAGCCCCTGGATCACCAGTTCTCGGTGCGTCGGTCGAACAGCTTCTAGCTGAGGCTCATATGTCGGTAGACCACGATGAGACGCGTGGTTTGGATCACGGCGCTTGGGTCCCGCTGATGGTGATGTTCCCTGAGGCGACAGTGCCGGTGATGCAGCTCTCGTTGCCGACACTCAATCCGACACAACTATTTGACCTTGGTAAGGCACTTGCTCCGTTGCGCGACGAAGGAGTCCTAATCATCGGTAGTGGGTTTTTCACACACAACCTCCGTGGAATGCGTTGGGATGCTGGGCCGAACGCGGAACCTCCTTCATGGTCCCGCGAGTTTGATGAATGGGGGGCTCAGGTGCTCGCTGCCGGCGAGATCGATCAGCTACTGAACTTTCAACGAAGTGCCCCTGCAGCCGGGATCGCCCATCCTCGTACTGAGCACTTTGCTCCTCTCTTTGTCACGCTTGGGGCGGGTGGTAGTGACCAGGTAGTCAATGAGGTGGACGGGTTTTGGTTTGGGCTCGCGAAGCGCTCAATTTCGGTAGCTGGCTGA